The following DNA comes from Mucisphaera calidilacus.
AGGGCCGGGTCGCCTTCAGTTTCTTCGCGCAGGCGATGATCGAAGGCGGATGCTATCCGCGCCCGCGTGGTAGCTCACTTCCCGCCGAGGCCCAGGCGAAGTGGCAGTCGTTCTCGGTCGGGTGTCTGCTTGACACCAAGGGACAAGCCCTCGGCCGGGACTGGTGCCAGACGTTCGACAGCTACCGAGCGGCACGTGCACCAGTCTACGAGCATTACTTCGGCGTCCCCGCGACGCAAACGCTGCTCATCCTGCTGACTGTTCCGGAAGACGAACTCTTCACGGATGACGAAGATGACTGACGCCATGGGGCCGACTTGTGAACATCCGCGAAAAACGGATAATAATCGATGCGTAAGCGGGGTTAGGCGATCAGATCACCCCGGGGCGTTGGAGTAGCCATGGCGGCGAAACGCGATGAGATCATGACGATGGACGAACTGGCGGAGTATCTGAAGATCTCCAAGTCCACGCTCTACAAGCTGGCGGTGGAGAACAAGCTGCCAGGAACAAAGATCGGCAAACGCTGGCGATTCCACAAGGACGCCATTGACGATTGGATCAAGCGGCAACCTGAGAGAGGCGACGCCCAGTGAACAACTTCGGAGAAAAAGTCAGCTTCATCTGGACGGTCGCGGACCTGCTGCGCGGACCCTATCGGCCCAACCAGTACAAGGACGTGATGCTCCCCTTGACCGTCCTGCGCCGCCTGGACTGCGTGCTTGAGCCGACCAAGGACGAAGTCCTCGACCGCATGAAGAAGCTCGAAGGCGGCAAGGTCAAGAACGTCGAGCCGATCCTCTGCCGCGTCACCGGCGTGCCGTTCTACAACACCAGCCGCTACACGTTCGAGAAGCTCAAGGGCGACCCGAACAACATCGCCGCCAACCTCACCAACTACATCAAGGGCTTCTCCACCCGCGCCCGCGAGATCATCGAACGCTTCGGATTCGAGGAACACATCGCCCGGCTGGACAAGACTGATCGGCTCTACCTGGTGATCCAGCGCTTCTGCCAGATCGACCTTCACCCGGACCGCGTCTCGAACATCGAGATGGGCTACATCTTCGAGGAGCTGATCCGGCGGTTCAACGAGGCATCGAACGAGGAGGCTGGCGATCACTTCACGCCGCGCGAGGTCATCCGCCTCATGGTCAACCTGCTGTTCGACCCTGATGACACCGTGCTGACCACCAAGGGCATCGTCAAGACGCTCTACGACCCGGCCTGCGGCACCGGCGGCATGCTCTCGGTCGCTGAAGACTACGTCCGCGAGCTCAACCCCGACGCCCAGCTTGAAGTCTTCGGCCAGGACTACAACGCCCAGGCCAACGCCATCTGCGGTTCGGACATGATGATCAAGGGCCAGAACATCGATCACATCGCCTTCGGCGACAGCTTCACCGACGACCGGTTCCCCCGACACAAGTTCGGCTACATGCTCGCCAATCCGCCGTTCGGCGTGGAGTGGAAGCCCGAGCAAGACGCCATCAAACGCGAGCATGAGAACCAGGGCTTCGGCGGGCGTTTCGGTGCGGGCCTGCCGCGTATCAACGATGGCTCGCTGCTGTTCCTTCAGCACATGATCAGCAAGATGAAGGACCCGGCCGACGGCGGCACGCGCCTGGGCATCGTCTTCAACGGCTCGCCGTTGTTTACTGGCGCGGCTGGCTCGGGCGAAAGCGAAATCCGCCGCTGGATCATCGAGAACGACTGGCTCGAAGCCATCGTCGCCTTACCCGACCAGCTTTTCTACAACACCGGCATCTACACCTACCTGTGGATCGTCACCAATCGCAAGGAGCCCGGCCGCCAGGGCAAGATTCAACTGGTCGACGGCACCAGCTTCTTCAAGAAGATGCGCAAGAGCCTCGGCAACAAGCGCAACAAGGTCTGCGACGACCAGCGCGACGACATCACCCGCCTCTACGGTCAACTGTCAGATGGCGACCACGTCCGCATCTTCGACAACACCGACTTCGGCTACCAGCGCATCACCGTCGAACGTCCGCTCCGGCTGAACTTCGCCGTGGATGATGAACGCCTCGCTCGTGTTCAGGAGGCCGGCCCATTCACCAAGCTCGCCACCAGCCGCAAACGCAAGGACACCAAGGCGGCCGAAGCCGAGATCGAAGCCGGCCGCCAGCAGCAGCAGGCCATCCTCGCCGCCCTCAACACGCTCGCCAGTGAGGGTGTCGTCCAGGACCGCGAAGCCTTCTCCAGTCAGCTAAAAGCCGCCTTCAGGAAGGCCGGTGTTAAAGTGCCGACGCCGCTGTTCAAGGCCATCCTCATGGCCCTGGCTGAACGCGACGAGACCGCCGAACTCTGCACCGACGCCAAGGGCAACCCGGAACCCGATCCCGAGCTGCGCGACTACGAGAACGTCCCGCTCAAGGAGAACATCGACGCCTACATGCAGCGGGAGGTCCTCCCGCACGTGCCCGATGCCTGGGTCGACGAATCCAAAACCAAAGTCGGCTACGAGATCAACTTCAACCGCTACTTCTACCAGTACGCCCCGCCCCGGCCGCTCGACGAGATCGAGACCGACCTCAAGTGCATCGAAGCCGAGATCGCCGGCATGCTCGCGGAGGTGACCGAATGAGCGAAGACACCGGCCCCATCCGCCCCGAAGGTGAGATCGTCCTGTATCAGCCTGCACAGGGCAACGAGCCGGTCCGCGTGCTGCTCGAAGGCGAGACCGTCTGGCTCAC
Coding sequences within:
- a CDS encoding helix-turn-helix domain-containing protein, encoding MAAKRDEIMTMDELAEYLKISKSTLYKLAVENKLPGTKIGKRWRFHKDAIDDWIKRQPERGDAQ
- a CDS encoding type I restriction-modification system subunit M produces the protein MNNFGEKVSFIWTVADLLRGPYRPNQYKDVMLPLTVLRRLDCVLEPTKDEVLDRMKKLEGGKVKNVEPILCRVTGVPFYNTSRYTFEKLKGDPNNIAANLTNYIKGFSTRAREIIERFGFEEHIARLDKTDRLYLVIQRFCQIDLHPDRVSNIEMGYIFEELIRRFNEASNEEAGDHFTPREVIRLMVNLLFDPDDTVLTTKGIVKTLYDPACGTGGMLSVAEDYVRELNPDAQLEVFGQDYNAQANAICGSDMMIKGQNIDHIAFGDSFTDDRFPRHKFGYMLANPPFGVEWKPEQDAIKREHENQGFGGRFGAGLPRINDGSLLFLQHMISKMKDPADGGTRLGIVFNGSPLFTGAAGSGESEIRRWIIENDWLEAIVALPDQLFYNTGIYTYLWIVTNRKEPGRQGKIQLVDGTSFFKKMRKSLGNKRNKVCDDQRDDITRLYGQLSDGDHVRIFDNTDFGYQRITVERPLRLNFAVDDERLARVQEAGPFTKLATSRKRKDTKAAEAEIEAGRQQQQAILAALNTLASEGVVQDREAFSSQLKAAFRKAGVKVPTPLFKAILMALAERDETAELCTDAKGNPEPDPELRDYENVPLKENIDAYMQREVLPHVPDAWVDESKTKVGYEINFNRYFYQYAPPRPLDEIETDLKCIEAEIAGMLAEVTE